The window AGGGAAACTGATCAATGACTGACTCAAACAGCTCAACTGCTTCAAAATACAGCTGGTGTTCCAGAAAGAGCATGGCAATTTCGGTTGTCAGGCCCTCTTCGTGTCCCCAGCCGTCTACAACCCTGCGGAGCACGCCTTTGCCTCGGGGGTAATCCTTCGCCTGCATGAGCGCCCTGCCTTTTTCCAGCAGTTCTTCCTTTTTGCAAACTTGCTTCTGCTCGCGGGCGATGTGCTTGCTTTGCTGTTCGTCCTTCATGCTGTGCAGAATGGACTCCAGCCGATCCAGCAGTTCTCTTTCCTGTCCACGTTGATATCGGACAAAGGGGGTGGCGTGGATTTTTCTTTTCTGAAAGAACTTTATAATGTCAGGGTGCTTGTTCAGTTCGGTTATGTATTCATGCACCAGCACTTCAACTTCATAACGGGCCTGACCTATGAGTCTGGAACCGAGAATGTCGCTTATGCCGCTGCATATGGCCTCGAGTGAACGGGGAATGTCGTTGCGGCGCAGATATGAGCGGGCGCGTGAAAGGTTTTCGCGTGTGAGTTTGGGAACAGTGAAATTCATCATGTTTTACGGGGCTCCGGTACGGGTCAAAGGTCTTGCACCGCTCATCCTATCTGTAGAGACTTGGGGAGTAAAGTCTTCAGAAATGTAAGGTCAGAATTGTGATGATGATGATTAAACTTGATTTATAGACCAGATGAGTTATTAAGGTTACTTATTTTGTGCTAGGGGGACGCAGGATGGTCAGTTCAACATCAGACGCGAAGCATTCCGGGGGGGACGCAGCGTTGGCTTATAGTGACGGAGCAGGCGAGGAATACTCTTCGTCGTCTCGAGTTCTCGTTATTGAAGATGGCGTCGTTTCTGCCAAGGCCCTGTGTCTGCAATTGACCCGTCTCGGCTATGTCGTTGTGGGGGTCTTTGCCAGTGGGGAGGAAGCGTTGGGGCAGGTCTGTGACCTTGCTCCGGACGTGGTTGTCATGGATATCGGCCTTGCCGGTAAAATGGATGGTGTGGATACCGCCGAAGAGATTCACCGGCTTTATGATGTGCCGGTAGTGTATCTTACTTCAGCCACAGACGACGCGACCTTTCACAGAGCCAAACTGACCAATCCTCTTGCGTGGCTTGAGAAGCCTGTTTCCCTTGAAACGCTGCATCGCGGCTTGCGCATGGCTTTGTACAAGCGGGATTTGTACCGGAAGCTTCAGGTCAGCGAAGCCAAATATCGGCGCATCGTGGAAACCATGTCCGAAGGGTTGGTCATTCTGGACCCGCAATACCGTATCGTCTTTGCCAATTCCAGTTTTCAGCAATTGATATGCTGTGGCGAAAACGGTTGCAACAACGAGTCATTCCCCGCACTGCTAACCTCCAGAACCGTAGAGGCCCTTTTCGGTATGATTGATCGATTGGGCGATTCTGGCAAAATCGTTGCGGAAGGGCATATTGTTTCCCTGAAGGGAAGGGAGGTGCCGGTCCGCTTGTCCGTTGCGTCATGGTGGGGGAGTGGTGACGTCTCGTTTGGTGACCTGGGCGACGGGCGCGGCTATATTTGTGTTGTTAATGACATGACTGAGCAATTGGCTTCGGAACAGGCCCGTCGAGAAGCGGAGGACAGGTTCCGCACCCTGTTCGAGAACGTGCTGGACGGTGTGTACCAGAGCCTGCCCGATGGTCGCTTTATTGAAGTCAATCCGGCCATGGCTGCCATCTTCGGGTATGAATCCCCATCTTCCATGATTCGTGAGATCGTTGATATTAACAGCGATCTGTACGTCGACTCGAGCGACCGTAAACGGTTTCTTGAGGCTTTGCGCATCAATGACCGTGTGAACAGATATCAGGTTCGGATGAAGAGAAAGGGAGGCGACATCCTCTGGGTTGAACTGTCGGCCCGGGCTGTCCGGGATGATTCCGGTGAGATTCTGTCAATTGAAGGAATGCTTTTCGACATCACAGAAAGAAAGCTGACTGAGCAGGACCTGCGTCGCCGGGCCTCCAGGGATGACCTGACGGGACTGTATAACAGGGTGTACTTCCGCGAGTGGTTTGACGGTGCCTTGGCCTTGGCTTCCCGAAATGCCAACAGGCTCGGCCTGCTGTATGTTGACCTCAATGATTTCAAGAAGGTGAACGACATGCACGGGCATATGGCCGGTGATAAGGTGCTGCGGGAAATTGCCGGAAGACTGCGTGGTTGTGTGCGCGAATGTGACATGGTGGCCCGCATTGGGGGCGATGAGTTCTGCGTGGTTCTCGAAGGGCTCCACTCATCTGATGATGCCGTGCGGGTGGCTCGGGAGATTGGCAATGTCCTCTCCGATCCTTTGGTGTTGGCTGAGTTGGTGGTCAGTGTTGGAGTGAGTCTTGGTATTGCCATTTATCCGGATGACGGCAGCTATGCGGAAGAACTGCTCGGCAGGGCTGACGCCGCCATGTATCGGGCCAAGCAGGAGGGAAGTGGTGTGGTCTTCTGGCATACCTTGCAGGAGCGGAAGGCGGGCTAGCCGGAAATGGTGATAGCCTGATTGAATCCCCCCCTGTCAGCCGCGGCTCCAGCATGCTGTTATTGTTTCGCGATGCTCCAGCATGATGTCAAGAACAGCCCGCGGGACAAGATAGGTGACGTTTCTTCCGGCCAGCCAGCGTTCGCGTACCAGTGTTGCGCTGATATCCAGCCGCGGTTGCGGAAGGAAATGAATTTTATGCCCCGAAGGCAGCCGGTATACGGCAGCCAGAGGGGCTTTTTCTTGCTCTTTAACTGCATCGGGCCAGCTGTCGCGAATGACGCTGTGGACCGTTTCCACATCTCTGCCGGAACGGGGGAGGACCACAAGATCGGCAAGGTTGGGAATCTGCATGCCCTTGTGCCAGTCCGGCAGGGTGACGAGGTCTCCGGCTCCGAGGATGAAGAACAGGCTGCAGCCCGGATTGGATGCATGGTAAGCCGTCAGTGTATCATACGTGTACGAAGGGCCCGGGCGTTCGTTTTCTATGTGGCTGATCTGAAGATAGGGGAAGGGGGCCGCTGCGGCTGCCAGCATCTTGGCGCGCAGTTCAAAGGGCAGCAGATTGCTTTCTGCCTTGTGGGGTGGGGATGCGCATGGAATGAGATCGATGCGGTCGGGCTGCAAGGCTTCGAAAACCTCCACGGCAGGGCGTATGTGGCCAATGTGTACCGGATTGAATGTACCGCCCAGAATGCCGATGCGCTGCATTTGATTCCCGAATGGCGTGAGTTTTTCTCACGGCTGACAGATGCTGCAGGGCCTGACCATGGCTGCAGTTCATCTTGGGTTGAATGGAAAACGGCAGGGGAGGGGGGCTCCCCTGCCGACATGACCTTATGGTCGGTGCCTGAAGCCTGAATAATGAAGGTTGATCAGACTCTGACCTGCCCTTTGCCGAAGACCACGAACTTGGTGGTCGTCAGTTCTTTCACGCCCATGACGCCGTAGGAGTGCAGCTTGGACGTGCTGATGCCGATTTCAGCCCCAAGGCCCAGCTGTCCGCCGTCATTGAAACGGGATGAGGCGTTCACGGCCACCATGGAGGCATCCACCTCGCGGACAAAGCGCATGGCGCGGTCAAGGTCGCGCGTGCAGATCACTTCCGTATGATTGGAGCCGTATGCGGCAATGTAGTCCTGAGCCTCAAGCATGGAGTCCACAACCTTCACCAGCAGGATGAGGGCGTGATATTCGGTGCCGGGGTCGCTGTCATTCATGGCGACGGCGGTTTTGCCAAGCAGAGGCAGAGAACGGTGGCAGGCGCGGAACTCCACACCGGCAGCGCCGAGCTTTTCCGCCACCATGGGCAGAAAGGCTGCCGCTTCATCCTTATGGACCAGCAGCCCTTCAAGGGCGTTGCAGACGCCGGGGCGATGGGTCTTGGAGTTGAATACGACTGTCAGGGCTTCATCCAGATCGGCGCCGTTGTCGACGTAAGCATGGCAAACCCCCTCGTAGTGCTTGAGTACGGGCATGGTCGCCAGTTCCACAACCTTGCGGATGAGTGTTTCCCCTCCACGGGGAATGATGACGTCAATGTATTCTTCAAGCTTGCACAGGGCGTTGATGGCCTCGCGGTCCGTGGTGCTGACGACCTGTACTGCGTTGCGGGGCAAACCGGCGGCTTCCAATGCTTCATGCACAAGCGCAGCAAGCGCAAGGTTGGAGTGGATGGCCTCGCTGCCTCCGCGCAGGATGACCGCATTGCCCGCTTTGAGGCAGAGAATGCCGGAATCCACGGTAACATTGGGGCGGGATTCATAAATCATGGCGATGACACCGAGGGGGATGCGCATTTTGCCCACCAGCAGTCCGTTGGGACGCTGCCACTGGGTTTCAATGGCGCCGATGGGGTCGGGCATTTCCGCAACCTGTCGGCAGGCATCGGACATTTCCCTGATGATTGCAGGCGTCAGGGTCAGTCGGTCCATCCGGGGGCCATCCAGACCGCGTTGGCGGGCCTCTTCAAGGTCCTTGCGGTTCGCTTCGGTGATGGCTTCTTCTTTCTGCAGCAGCAGGTTCGCCAGACGCACCAGTGCGTCAGCCTTGGCGGCAGGGCTCGCTGCACTGAGGATGCGGGCGGCCTCCTTGGCCTTTGCGCCCATGCTCTGCATTTCGGCTGTAATATTCATGGAGCCTCCACCTTTGAGTGAGAATTGCGTAATCTGTTAAGAATATACATTTGGAGAGGGCTTCGCAAGTGCGGCACCGTGTTGCAAAGACAGGGTGGTTTTATGCGTAAATCATCGCAGGTCATTGTGTTGCAGAATGTCACAATACACGAAAACCCTTTTGACATTTTCGTAATGCGAGCTTACAACGAGGTGCGTTTTTGCGCTGACTTTCGGCGTATTCCCATCTGGTACTCGACGCAATAGGAGAAAAGACTGCATGTCGGAAAAAAGAGAAACTGAACACCAGGTTGATGCCGCGAATATTGGAATCGTGGGTGAACTGCAACACGGCATTTCCGAAGAAGCCCAGCCGCTTCTCAAGTTTCTTGTGAACAATTTCAGAGCCATTCTGATCGGCCTTGGCGCCATTCTGGTGGTCATAGGCGGTTACGGCATCTATGACTACAGCACCAAGAAGGCTCTTGCCTCGGCGCGCATGGAGCTGGGCGATATCCTCATCAACAAGGATGGCGCAGATCAGGTATCGACCCTTGAGGCGTTTATTGCCAAGGCGCCCGAGAAGCTTCGCCCCGCGGCCCTGTTTGAGCTGGCCCGCCTGAGCCTTGAGAAAAAGGACTATGATAAGGCCGCCGGCGCCTGGGCATCGCTTGCCGGTATGACAGACGGCGAAATGGGCTTTGTTGCCCGCTTGGGCAAGGCACAGGCTCTCGCAGCTTCCGGCAAGATGGAAGAGGCATTCTCCGAACTGGAAACCGCTGAATCTGTGGCACCCGATGCCTTCAAGAATATCACCAAACTGCAGTTTGCCGTTGTTGCGGAACAGGCCGGCAAGCTCGACCGCGCCCTGGCAGCGTATGAAGCGCTTCAGGGTGAAGGCAACAATACGGATAAGGAACTCTTTGCGCACAAGATCAGCCAGCTCAAGGCCCGTCTGGGCAGCAAGGGCTAGATCGCTCGCTACTTTTCCCGCTCAACTGTTTTGTAGTGCCGGTTTTATCCGGTCTTTTCAGGAGAATTATTCAACATGGCGCATCCTATTCTGGCCGGAGCCCCCGGCGAAAAGCACCTGTTGCTCGGTAACGAGGCAATAGTGCGTGGCGCGCTGGAAGCAGGCATCAACGTTGTCACCTGCTACCCCGGCACACCGTCGTCCGAGGTTCCCGATACCTTCCACCGTCTCAAGGACGGCTCCTACTACTTCGAATACTCCGTTAACGAAAAGGTTGCCATGGAAGTGGCTGCCGGTGCAGCCCTTGGCGGTGCCCTGACGCTTGTGACCATGAAGCACGTCGGCGTGAACGTGGCTGCAGACCCGCTGCTGACCATGACCTACACCGGTCTGCCCGGTGGTCTTGTACTGCTGTCTGCTGACGACCCCGGCTGTCATTCCAGCCAGAACGAGCAGGACAACCGCTACTATGCGCGTCTTGCCGGCATGCCCTGCTTTGAGCCCGCTTCCGCGCAGGAAGCCAAGGACATGACCCGCGAAGCACTGCTGCTTGCCCGTAAAACCGAACAGCCCGTCATGCTGCGCACGACCACCCGCGTGAACCACCTGCGTGGTCCCGTTGCTTTTGACGTGCGTCCCGAGCCCGCAAAGATCGTTGACTTCAATCGCGATCCCCGTCGCTTCGTTCCCGTACCTGCGGTTGCCCGTGTGCGTCACGGTGAATTGCTCAAGTCCCTTGAAGCGATCCGTGAAGTGGCGGAAAACTCCCAGTGGAACGTGGTGCGCGGCGAAGGCAAGGTCGGCATCATCGCTTCCGGTATCGCCCGTTCCTACCTCTCCGACGTGCTGGCCGAACAGGGCTGGGCGGACAAGGTTTCCGTTCTCGAACTGGGAATGAGCTGGCCCCTGCCGGTGAAGCTCATCGGCGATTTCCTCAAGAGCGTGGAAAAGGTCATCGTTATCGAAGAGCTTGAGCCCATTCTTGAAAAGGAAGTCCGCGCCATGGTGCAGGAGATGGGGCTGAAC is drawn from Desulfovibrio mangrovi and contains these coding sequences:
- a CDS encoding tetratricopeptide repeat protein, producing the protein MMNFTVPKLTRENLSRARSYLRRNDIPRSLEAICSGISDILGSRLIGQARYEVEVLVHEYITELNKHPDIIKFFQKRKIHATPFVRYQRGQERELLDRLESILHSMKDEQQSKHIAREQKQVCKKEELLEKGRALMQAKDYPRGKGVLRRVVDGWGHEEGLTTEIAMLFLEHQLYFEAVELFESVIDQFPSDSKAYGGAVRCYKELQEFERCEQVYLKALKQFGAHPKTLFNMAELYRRWRKLDQAYDYAKRAISADPNMKEAKAILKEIEARIF
- a CDS encoding diguanylate cyclase, whose amino-acid sequence is MAYSDGAGEEYSSSSRVLVIEDGVVSAKALCLQLTRLGYVVVGVFASGEEALGQVCDLAPDVVVMDIGLAGKMDGVDTAEEIHRLYDVPVVYLTSATDDATFHRAKLTNPLAWLEKPVSLETLHRGLRMALYKRDLYRKLQVSEAKYRRIVETMSEGLVILDPQYRIVFANSSFQQLICCGENGCNNESFPALLTSRTVEALFGMIDRLGDSGKIVAEGHIVSLKGREVPVRLSVASWWGSGDVSFGDLGDGRGYICVVNDMTEQLASEQARREAEDRFRTLFENVLDGVYQSLPDGRFIEVNPAMAAIFGYESPSSMIREIVDINSDLYVDSSDRKRFLEALRINDRVNRYQVRMKRKGGDILWVELSARAVRDDSGEILSIEGMLFDITERKLTEQDLRRRASRDDLTGLYNRVYFREWFDGALALASRNANRLGLLYVDLNDFKKVNDMHGHMAGDKVLREIAGRLRGCVRECDMVARIGGDEFCVVLEGLHSSDDAVRVAREIGNVLSDPLVLAELVVSVGVSLGIAIYPDDGSYAEELLGRADAAMYRAKQEGSGVVFWHTLQERKAG
- the nadD gene encoding nicotinate (nicotinamide) nucleotide adenylyltransferase: MQRIGILGGTFNPVHIGHIRPAVEVFEALQPDRIDLIPCASPPHKAESNLLPFELRAKMLAAAAAPFPYLQISHIENERPGPSYTYDTLTAYHASNPGCSLFFILGAGDLVTLPDWHKGMQIPNLADLVVLPRSGRDVETVHSVIRDSWPDAVKEQEKAPLAAVYRLPSGHKIHFLPQPRLDISATLVRERWLAGRNVTYLVPRAVLDIMLEHRETITACWSRG
- a CDS encoding glutamate-5-semialdehyde dehydrogenase; translation: MNITAEMQSMGAKAKEAARILSAASPAAKADALVRLANLLLQKEEAITEANRKDLEEARQRGLDGPRMDRLTLTPAIIREMSDACRQVAEMPDPIGAIETQWQRPNGLLVGKMRIPLGVIAMIYESRPNVTVDSGILCLKAGNAVILRGGSEAIHSNLALAALVHEALEAAGLPRNAVQVVSTTDREAINALCKLEEYIDVIIPRGGETLIRKVVELATMPVLKHYEGVCHAYVDNGADLDEALTVVFNSKTHRPGVCNALEGLLVHKDEAAAFLPMVAEKLGAAGVEFRACHRSLPLLGKTAVAMNDSDPGTEYHALILLVKVVDSMLEAQDYIAAYGSNHTEVICTRDLDRAMRFVREVDASMVAVNASSRFNDGGQLGLGAEIGISTSKLHSYGVMGVKELTTTKFVVFGKGQVRV
- a CDS encoding tetratricopeptide repeat protein; this translates as MSEKRETEHQVDAANIGIVGELQHGISEEAQPLLKFLVNNFRAILIGLGAILVVIGGYGIYDYSTKKALASARMELGDILINKDGADQVSTLEAFIAKAPEKLRPAALFELARLSLEKKDYDKAAGAWASLAGMTDGEMGFVARLGKAQALAASGKMEEAFSELETAESVAPDAFKNITKLQFAVVAEQAGKLDRALAAYEALQGEGNNTDKELFAHKISQLKARLGSKG
- the iorA gene encoding indolepyruvate ferredoxin oxidoreductase subunit alpha, whose amino-acid sequence is MAHPILAGAPGEKHLLLGNEAIVRGALEAGINVVTCYPGTPSSEVPDTFHRLKDGSYYFEYSVNEKVAMEVAAGAALGGALTLVTMKHVGVNVAADPLLTMTYTGLPGGLVLLSADDPGCHSSQNEQDNRYYARLAGMPCFEPASAQEAKDMTREALLLARKTEQPVMLRTTTRVNHLRGPVAFDVRPEPAKIVDFNRDPRRFVPVPAVARVRHGELLKSLEAIREVAENSQWNVVRGEGKVGIIASGIARSYLSDVLAEQGWADKVSVLELGMSWPLPVKLIGDFLKSVEKVIVIEELEPILEKEVRAMVQEMGLNVPVFGKCEYLTVQGEYTTTSIQMALAGHLGANAASPVCFEGEEGLPVRPPNLCAGCSHRAVYYTVRQLFGDDAYYSSDIGCYTLGILPPLKMADFLFCMGSSVSSGCGFSRSSGKDVLAFIGDSTFFHSGITGLVNAVFNKHDVLLVVLDNGTTAMTGHQLNPGVDANVLGDACVHLDIESIVRGCGVSEVAKVKPFNLKATLKTFEEMKAKSGVRVIIAEEPCILYARRALKLNRPQTAYVAEQGPETDRVLNEFACPAFYRDEAGVQVDESLCSGCMVCMQISKNFKARKRSA